The genomic window GTGGTGGCGGCGCGGGGCTCGTCCCGCCGCCGCGGTCGCCCTGCCACGGGTGGCCGCCTGGCTCGGCGCCGCCGGTCTGCTGCGCGCCAAGGCGCCCACCGTCGCGACCCCGCTCACCGCCTACGGCGTCACCCTCGGCACGGCTGCCGTCCTCGCCTCCGATCCCGGCCTCGCCCCCGGCGCGAAAAAGATTGCGGGCCTGAACATCCCGGACGCCGACCCGCGCAGCCGCCTCGGCCTCGGAGCCCTGCTCTTCACCCTCTCCGACGGCCTCATCGTCCTGCGCCGCCTCTTCGCCCGCACCCCCCGCTCCCGCCGCGCCACCGAGGGCGTCATCCTCGCCACTTACGCCGCAGCCCAATACCTCCTCGCCGACCCCCACGCCCACACCCCGCCGAACCACTCGTAGCCGCGCCGCGTCCCAACACTCGAGGGAACCAAACCCCTTCGCGCTCTACAGCACCAGGATGATGCGGTCTCGGTTCGTTGGGTCGACGCGGATCGAAATGGTTTCGCCGAGAGCGAGTTTCGGTTTGTCGGCGGGCATGACGTCGAAAACGACGGAGCCGTGGTAGGTCTCGGAACCCGGGACGGTCAGTTCGAGGTCGAGTTCGGTGAGTTCGCTGTAGTGATCGGTGCGCTCGAGGGGGTGCACGCCTTCGATGGTGGCCCATCCTTCGAGCCCGTGGCGCCAGAGGCGGCGGTCGGCGCGGGAGGGGCGGGCGGCGAGCAGCATGCCGATGCCGACGCACGAGCCGAAGAGGCCGACCAGGGCGACGACCTGGAACGGGACCGTGCCGGGCGGCGTGCGGTGCACGAGCCAACCCAGCCAGAAGCACAGCACCACCAGGTACACGGCGGTGACGCCGAGCACCGTCCGCAGAATCCGTGCGTGGTCCATGCGTACCGCCACCTCCGTTCCGGCACTGCGCGGCTGTGGGCGGACTCCGATCGGCGCGTGCCACCGCCTTCGCTCCGGCGGCGCGCGGTGACTTCGTCCGGCTGGATCGGTCGGCCTACACCCCGACTGACCTCGCATTTCAAGCATAGGCGGCCACCGGCCTCCGATTCGGTACCTTGCGAATATCGGGCCGGCCCTGCGCGGACGCTCGGTACCGACCGTCGACATCCGCGCCCGTAACGCCCCGGTCCGATCTCCGCCGGCGCCGACCCGCCCCGCGCGCGACGCTGTCCCTATGCCGAGCGCGACGACCCCAGAAACAACGACCACGGACGTCCTCACCGGAATGTATGCCGCGGAGGCTGCCTACTTCGCCGCGGGCGGCCCCGGCCGCGCCTCGTTCACCACCTTGGCCCCGTTCTTCGCCGACGACGTGGTGCTCCATCAGGCCGAGGGCATGCCGTACGGCGGCATCTGGCGGGGCCACGCGGGGCTGGAGCGCTTCTTCGCGACGACCGTTCTACTGGGACACCAAGGAAATCGCCGCGGCCTGCACGATGGCGCGCTGACTCAGCCCTTCAACCGCAACACCGCCAGCACCCGCCGATGATGCGTATCCGACGGCGGCAGATCGAGTTTCGCGAAGATATTGCCGATGTGCTTCTCCACCGCCCGCTCGGTGACGGTGAGCGCGTCGGCGATCGCGTTGTTGGACAGGCCCTGTGCCATCAGCTCGAGCACTTCGCGCTCGCGCGGCGTGAGGCGGGCCAGCGAATCCTGTTGGCGGGACGCACCCATCAGCTGACTCACCACCTCGGGATCGAGCGCCGTACCGCCGGTCGCCACCCGGTACAGCGCGTCGACGAAATCGCGCACGTCGGCGACCCGATCCTTCAGCAGATAACCGACGCCGCTCGCGCCACCGGCGAGAAGCTCGGTGGCATAGCGGGTTTCGATCCATTGCGAGAACACGAGCACGCCCGTCATCGGGTACTTCCTGCGCAGTTCGATGGCGGCGAGCAGTCCCTCGTCGGTGAAGGTGGGCGGCATCCGCACGTCCACGACCGCCACGTCGGGATTGTGTTCACCGACAACGTCGCTCAGCGTGCTGGCGTCGCCGACCATCGCGACCACCTCGTGTCCGCGCTCGACGAGCAACCCGGCCAGTCCGTCGCGCAGGATGGCGCTGTCCTCGGCGATGACGATGCGCAACGGCGTGCTCACTGCGGATCTCCTTTGGGCAGCAGGATGGTCACCACGGTCGGCCCACCCGTCGGGCTGTGCACCGTCAGGGTCCCGTCCACCGCGCGCGCCCGCGCCGCGAGACCCGCGAGCCCGCTGCCCGCCGCCCGCGCGCCTTCGGCGGGCGGCAGCACGCCGCCGATTCCGTTGTCCCGCACGGTGACCGCGATGGTGCGCACGCTGTCCGGCAGCACGGAGACCCAGGCGCGGTCGGCGTGCGCGTGCTTGACCACGTTGGTGAGCAGTTCGGCGACGGAGAAGTAGGCGATGGCCTCGATGGCCGGGCTCGGCCGCTGCGGCAGGTGCACCCGCAACTCCACCGGCACCGCGCTGCGTGCGGTGAGCGTCTCCAGCGCGGGCGCGAGGCCGAGCTCGAGCGCGGGCGGATGGATGCCGCGAACCAGCTCGCGCAGTTCGGTCAGCGCTTCCTTCGAGCTGGCGTGCGCGTCGGCGATCAGGTCGGTGGCGTCGCCGCCCGCCGCGATGCGTTCCTCGGCCCGGCCGAGTGCCATGGCGATGGTGACGAGCCGAGCCTGGGTGCCGTCGTGCAGGTCGCGCTCGACGCGGCGCAGCGTGGCGGCCGCGTCCTCGACCGCCGCGCGCCTGCTGGCCCGCAGCTCGACCAGCTGTCGATCCCGCACGGTGGCCGCGAGCAGCCAGACGGTGAGCAGCCGGTGCAGGTGGCAGACGCCGCGCACCAACCAGGGCAGCGCGAAACAGCAGACGATGCCGAGCGCGGAGATCAGGAGCACGCGCGGCCAGGTGTCGACGTAGAACGAGCCGAACTGCATCAGCGAATGGCGCTCGACCCCGTTCTCGTCGATGTTGACCGGATCGAACAGCGCCCACGGAATCGGCGAGATCGCGATGAACACCACCACCGCAACGGTGACCAGCACCAGGTAGCCGATCACCACACCGAGCACGAACTGCGCGAGCAGGAAGAGCATCGCCCGCCAGCTCGCCCGGTCGGTGAACGCGCTCTTCAGGAATCCGAACAGCCCGCGCTGCGGTGTGAACGCGGGCGGCGCCTCGACCGGAGTGCCGAGCAGGTGGTGGCACAGCGCGCGGTAGATCCGGCCCCAGACGCGGCCGCCGAGCAGGACGAGCGCGAGCAACGGGATGCCGACCAGGAAGATCGAGGCGTAGAGCCCGCCGCCGAAGCCGAAGAACAGGTAGCAGACGGCGAGGCACCCGAGCACGAACGCGGTGATCAGGAAGGCGAGTTCCTTCCAAGTCCTGGCCTGGATCGGCGCGCGAAGGACGTCCGAAAGCACGGATCGGGCGGGCGGCGCGGTCGGCTTGTCGAGCACGAGGGTGGGTTCGGCTTGCGTCTCGGTCATGGACTCCATGTTTCGCGCCGACGGCGGCGTTCTCGATGGAGCTGACCGCCGGATCGAGGGTGTGGACAGCTACACCATCGGAGCCGCCCGGCGGGTTTTGGAACTAGCATCACCCGCATGAGTTATCCACCGCCGTACGGTTATCCGCAGCAACCCTACGGTAACCCGTACGGTCCGCCGCCGGACCACCCGCAATCCACCACCATCCTGGTCCTCGGGATTCTCGGCTTGGTGCTGTGCCAGCTGTGCGCGCCGTTCGCCTGGGTGATGGGCAAGCGCGCGCTCGACGAGATCGACGCTTCGGGCGGCGCGATCGGCGGGCGCGGCAACGTCAAGGCGGGCTACGTCTGCGGCATCGTCGGCACCATCATCATGCTCGTCTACCTGGTGGGCATCATCGCCGTCATCGTCATCTCGATCGTCGCCGCGAACTCGTCGTCGTCGTACTGACCACCGACCGAAGGTGACCGCGACGGAGTGTGACCTGCTGAAGGTGACCTTTGGTCGGCTACTGGTTCGGCTGGACAGAAGGTGACCGCGACCGGGTGTGGCCCGCTGAAGGTGACCTTTGGTCGGCTACACATAGCATCGTCCAGGTGAGTAAGTCGTCGTCGGACACCGCGCGCCCGCCCGAGGGGGAGCATCTACCAGGCCCCACCGAGTGGGGCGAGCACCCGCACGGGGTCGGTCCGTGGCTGGCGGAGCACGGCGCCCCGCCGCCGGACGACCCGCGACTCGACCCCGAACTCCTCGCGCACGGCGACCGCCGCAATGTGGTCGACGCCTATCGCTACTGGTCGCGCGACGCGATCGTCGCCGACATCGACGCACGCAGGCACCCCTTCCACGTCGCGATCGAGAATTTCGGACACGACGCGAACATCGGCACGGTGGTGCGCACCGCCAACGCGTTCGCCGCGGCCGCGGTGCACATCGTCGGCAGGCGGCGGTGGAATCGTCGCGGCGCGATGGTCACCGACCGCTACCAGCACATCGAGCACCACACCGACATCGCCGAGCTGCTCGCGTTCGCCGAGCGCGCCGGTCTCACCGTGGTCGCGGTGGACAACGTCCCCGGCTCGGTGCCGCTGGAGACCGCACGGTTGCCGCGGAACTGTCTGCTGCTGTTCGGCCAGGAAGGACCCGGCGTCACCGCGCACGCGAAAGACGCGGCGGCGATGACGGTCTCGATCGCCCAGTTCGGTTCCACTCGCAGCATCAACGCGGGTGTGGCCGCAGGCATCGCCATGCACGCCTGGATTCGCGAGCACGCCGATCTCGCGACCGCGTGGTGAACGGTTTCGCGGTGCACGATTCGGCGTCGGCCGGGTAACAATTCGGCGGCGAGAATCGGCTTCCAACTGGCACCATTGAGGTATGACCTCGCGGAGCCCACGGACTGGGCAGGATGCTGCACCGACGCCCGCGCTCTGGTCGGAGCGGGCGGATATGGCGGAGTCCGCGATCGTCTCTCGGCACCTGCGAGCGTTATGGGCTTGTCCCGGAACGGAACTCGGCGTCGTCGGCTGGCCTGCCACCAAGCGCGAGCGCGCGTTCGTGTCCTGGCACTACTGGTGGCAGGCGCATTTGATCGACTGCGCGGTGGACGCGGCGAACCGATCGCCGATGCCGGTGCGGCGCAGGCGAATCGGCGAACTCGTGCGCTCGCATCGCATCCGCAACATCACCGGTTGGACCAACAACTACTACGACGACATGGCCTGGCTCGCCATCGCGTTGGAGCGGGCGGAGCGGACCCAGGGCATCACCGAGGCGCGCGGCGCGCTGGTCGCGCTCGAGAAGAAGCTGTACGAAGCGTGGAATCCGGAGGTCGGCGGCGGTATCCCGTGGCGGGTCCGTTCGGACTACTACAACGCGCCCGCCAACGGTCCCGCGGCGATCGCGCTCAGCCGCCTCGGCCGGCACACCCGCGCGCAGGAGATGGCGGACTGGCTGGACGCGACCCTGCGTGATTCCGGCACCGGCCTGATCCTCGACGGCATCCACCTGCCGTCCGGCGTGATCGAACGCCCGACGTTCACCTACTGCCAGGGCGTCGTGCTCGGCGTCGAGGCCGAGCTGGCGATTCACACCGGCGAGGAACGTCACCTGGAGCGGGTGCA from Nocardia bhagyanarayanae includes these protein-coding regions:
- a CDS encoding lysoplasmalogenase, whose product is MGVNGARTRTGSFPGSARPFRAGFLAAAAVTVYGALTGRDRLQWVAKPLMMPLLAADVATSGVDIEPAERTILLGSLGAATVGDILLIDPDDDRRLIAGASSFAVMQAGYSTLWWRRGARPAAAVALPRVAAWLGAAGLLRAKAPTVATPLTAYGVTLGTAAVLASDPGLAPGAKKIAGLNIPDADPRSRLGLGALLFTLSDGLIVLRRLFARTPRSRRATEGVILATYAAAQYLLADPHAHTPPNHS
- a CDS encoding DUF4175 domain-containing protein, giving the protein MDHARILRTVLGVTAVYLVVLCFWLGWLVHRTPPGTVPFQVVALVGLFGSCVGIGMLLAARPSRADRRLWRHGLEGWATIEGVHPLERTDHYSELTELDLELTVPGSETYHGSVVFDVMPADKPKLALGETISIRVDPTNRDRIILVL
- a CDS encoding LuxR C-terminal-related transcriptional regulator, which gives rise to MSTPLRIVIAEDSAILRDGLAGLLVERGHEVVAMVGDASTLSDVVGEHNPDVAVVDVRMPPTFTDEGLLAAIELRRKYPMTGVLVFSQWIETRYATELLAGGASGVGYLLKDRVADVRDFVDALYRVATGGTALDPEVVSQLMGASRQQDSLARLTPREREVLELMAQGLSNNAIADALTVTERAVEKHIGNIFAKLDLPPSDTHHRRVLAVLRLKG
- a CDS encoding sensor histidine kinase is translated as MTETQAEPTLVLDKPTAPPARSVLSDVLRAPIQARTWKELAFLITAFVLGCLAVCYLFFGFGGGLYASIFLVGIPLLALVLLGGRVWGRIYRALCHHLLGTPVEAPPAFTPQRGLFGFLKSAFTDRASWRAMLFLLAQFVLGVVIGYLVLVTVAVVVFIAISPIPWALFDPVNIDENGVERHSLMQFGSFYVDTWPRVLLISALGIVCCFALPWLVRGVCHLHRLLTVWLLAATVRDRQLVELRASRRAAVEDAAATLRRVERDLHDGTQARLVTIAMALGRAEERIAAGGDATDLIADAHASSKEALTELRELVRGIHPPALELGLAPALETLTARSAVPVELRVHLPQRPSPAIEAIAYFSVAELLTNVVKHAHADRAWVSVLPDSVRTIAVTVRDNGIGGVLPPAEGARAAGSGLAGLAARARAVDGTLTVHSPTGGPTVVTILLPKGDPQ
- a CDS encoding DUF4190 domain-containing protein, which gives rise to MSYPPPYGYPQQPYGNPYGPPPDHPQSTTILVLGILGLVLCQLCAPFAWVMGKRALDEIDASGGAIGGRGNVKAGYVCGIVGTIIMLVYLVGIIAVIVISIVAANSSSSY
- a CDS encoding TrmH family RNA methyltransferase; protein product: MSKSSSDTARPPEGEHLPGPTEWGEHPHGVGPWLAEHGAPPPDDPRLDPELLAHGDRRNVVDAYRYWSRDAIVADIDARRHPFHVAIENFGHDANIGTVVRTANAFAAAAVHIVGRRRWNRRGAMVTDRYQHIEHHTDIAELLAFAERAGLTVVAVDNVPGSVPLETARLPRNCLLLFGQEGPGVTAHAKDAAAMTVSIAQFGSTRSINAGVAAGIAMHAWIREHADLATAW
- a CDS encoding glycoside hydrolase family 76 protein, with protein sequence MAESAIVSRHLRALWACPGTELGVVGWPATKRERAFVSWHYWWQAHLIDCAVDAANRSPMPVRRRRIGELVRSHRIRNITGWTNNYYDDMAWLAIALERAERTQGITEARGALVALEKKLYEAWNPEVGGGIPWRVRSDYYNAPANGPAAIALSRLGRHTRAQEMADWLDATLRDSGTGLILDGIHLPSGVIERPTFTYCQGVVLGVEAELAIHTGEERHLERVHRLLVAVEDHMTAGGVIKGGGGGDGGLFNGILARYLAYVAVMLPGDDRQQVADRRAAAAIVRASATAAWANRLEVEGEPLFGADWSRPAQLPGGPAGAGYFTSGGSVTSSKVPERDLSVQLSGWMLMEAAYQVSAAGL